Genomic window (Chryseobacterium bernardetii):
CTTTTTTCTCACGAGAATAAACCCAAAGTGATAAAAGTCCAAATATAATCAATCCATAAGCTATCCATTTACCAACCTTTTCAATAAATTTAATGAAAACCGAACTTTCATAAGATGAAAAACCTTCGGCTCCCATCGGACCACGCCTGTAAAACTTTCGTCGGTTAAGCCAATAGCGAAGTCCTAAACCTGCAACCAAAAATATTATCCCTATAACCAATGATGCAACCATAACAATAAGCTATTATATTCTACTCTTTGAATTTATGAAAAATATTTGTCCCTCTATTCAATTTCAAACTCTTTTGGATATTGAACAATACCACTGATATTTAGTAAAGCATTTTCAGTTAGTTCAATTGCCATACAGTTGGCATCGGGAACATCAAATGGCAACTTAATTCCAAATTCTTTTGTCAGTTTATAACCGAACTTTGGATAATAATTTTCGTGTCCTAACAATACCACAGAACCAAATCCTAATTCTTTCGCTTTATGATGTGCGGCTTCAATCAGTTTTGCACCGATACCGTTGCCTTGAAATTCCGGTAACACAGCAACCGGAGCCATAGCAAGTGAGGTATTTATTTTCCTATCGGCATCTATGATATTGATTTTGGTAAGCAATATATAACCGACAATCTGATTGTTCACTTCTGCAATGAGCGACAATTCAGGAACGAACGCATCGGAACTTCTTAAACTTTCGACTAAATATTGCTCTTTGTGGTCGCTATATTCCTCTTTCTCAAAAGCATTTTTTATCAGCTCAAAAACAGTTCCGAAATCTTCCTTTACTTCTTTTCTTATCTCCACTTTCATAAGCGTAAAGGTATAAAAAAAACCTGCCCGATTGGCAGGTTTTAACTCCTTAATCACTACTGTTAAACTGAAAACTTATCTTTCTTTCGTTGCCAAAGCTGTCGGAAATCCAAACCTCAAAAGATTGTGACACGGCAGATGTTGAAGTGTAGTATAAGCGAAACTGATCTGTCGGTAACGGGTACAAATCGTTTGGTAAATATGGTTGCTCATCGTAATACCGCAATGTGCCTTGTCCGTCAAATTGGAAATAGCGAAGAAAATACTGTGTGTTGCTATAATTGCCTGTTCGCTGTATGGCAATGCGTATTTCTACCGTCTGCCCATTGACTATATCTTTGGGAACAGGCATCACGTTTACCTCGAAAGGAAAATCGTTCTGTATTTCGAGTTCATCATCTTTGCTACAAGATACTAAAATTACCGAAGCTGTGAGGATTGCCAGCAATACATATATTGAGCTTAATCCTATTCTGAATTTATTGAATATTGCTATCATCGTTTTTACGTTTTAAAAATTAAACCTTAACCCCATACCTGCTGATGGTCGGAACTGTTCCAAATCTGTACCCCAAAAGACTTTTGTGCGTCCTTGTAGCACCAACACAAATCGGTCTGATAGGTACGTTTCCAAAGTTAGCCGTCCACCAGCTCCGTAAATGAAATTGTCTTCACTCAAAATCTTTGCTCCGTCATACAACATCGCTTCGCCACGATTGATACTTTCATAACCGACCACACCTGTTATCCCGAAGTTCAGCGTAATGTTTTTACGGGCATCGCCCAAGAGAAAGAAACTGTAACCACCTTCGGCTGTATAGGTTTCCTGCGGTATGCGGAGGTCTTTGTAGTCGTGGTATTGGTGCGTGTATTCCAACGCCCAAAGCTGGTAGTTACCATGTTTACCGTTCACGGTCATTCCAATATTGAGGTAATAATCATTACCAATTTTATCGTTGGATACTACACCTGTACTTACTTCCAGTCCTTTCTGTTTTGGGAGCATTCTTTGTGCCTGTGTAACCGTGATGGCCATCAAAATGAACATCACGGTATAGATATACTTTTTCATATTATTGCATTAAAATGTTATTAAAATTTTAGGTGCATATCGTTTATCAAACGAGCTTTGATTAAGTCTGAATTTTCGACCTGCAAAGTTTGATGTCTGCCACCGTTCTTCTCGAAAATCTCAATCAACAGTACCTTGTCATCGGCAATGGTAAATTGGTCTAGCAGGAATACGTTTTGTTCGGTTAGTTTTCCGCCAATCTCGTCCAAAGGTTTGTATGTTCTAAGTGGTATCATAGGGCGTTCTTGTACTACAGTACGTTTGGCTACCTTTTTATCTACTACTTTGAAATTGATAAAATCAATCTGGAAAGGCACATTGGTTTTATTTCTCAATTCCGTATGGAAATAGTATTTGCCGTTGTGGATATAAATACCTTTCAAAATAAACTGTATGCCGAAGCTTTTTGCCCCAATGTGCTTTACAATACGCTTATCATTTTTGTAAATCGTTTCCAAAAGCAATCCTGCCAGTGAAGGCGAATTATTGCCCAATTCTTCAAAAAGCACATCGTTACCGTTAGCTTTGTCTACTGCCTTTTGCATTGTGAGCAGGTCATAACTCAATGCCTCGGGATAGGAACTGTAATATACATTGAAACTGTAAAAACGTCCATCATTGGTAATGACCGAAAAATTGGTTTCAGGTTCGAAATCCCTTACAGATGCTTTTACACGCAAAACATTTTCCGCATCTTCTGCTTTTCCTGCAATCAGATATTCGCTTCCCAAATCCACATAACGGATAGCGGTCGGAAAAATCAAGTGCGAAGTTTTATCGTAGGTAACTTCCATTTTATACGGTTCTATCTTGCCTAATGCAAGCGGAGTTCTGATGCTGTCTTGTGCAAAAGATTGTACGGCAAAGCCGAGTATGAGGGCAATTGTCCAAAAGGTTTTTAAAATATTTTTCATTGTTTTATTTGTTTGAATTCAACATTATTGTTTAGATACAAGGAAGACCTGATGTCCTGCTTTCAGCGTAACTTTTGGGGTTCTTACCTTTTTAGCAAAATAGCCCGAAATTCCCTGTACCACACCACGACTAAGGTCTGCGGCAACCTGCTGTCCAGCATTTTGCGTGAGCATTACGCTTGTTCCGCCTGTCTGGCTCATATTGCCTGCCATTTCGGTAAGGGCATTCATTTCGGGCGAATACGGAACGTACAAGCCTTGCTGTCCGTCCAAATCGTAAATGGTTATATCTACCGGGATGATATTGCCCTCCAGTTCTATCGAGGTAACTTTTAGTTGTAAACGCCCTCCCTGAAATTTCGCATTAGCCGTTAAAATCGTTCCTTTTGGAATGGTACGGCTCGGTGTTTTTGCAGGCTCTAATAATCGTAAACGCACACCTGTTTCGCCAACTACTGTTTGGGCATCGTGTACACAGGCTTTGATACTGTTTTTGGGTTGTGCCATTTGTTCCAAAGAACCAGCGGTATAAAACCCACGGTTCTTTGTTTCGCTCCAATCCGCTAAAAAAGCACTGTCCGATGGTTCACGGTAAAGGGCTGATACTGTATTTTTTCTTGCTGATGTGAACGATACAAAATGCTCTTTTTGGTTAGTAGCCATAGCACTAACAGCATCCGGAACAGCACCATTAGCAGGTGTTGAATTTTCGGTATTCGCATTTTTTGGCAGATACTTTGCTGCCATTTCATAGGATTTCTCCATTAGCTTCAATTGGTCATCAACTGTGGCCACAGGTGGCACATCCTTTTCTGATAATTTTTCTTTCAATTCGTCCACCTGCTTACGCAGTTCCATTGTTTCAGCGTTATCATCTTGATAAAAGGAACTCAATGCGCTTTGGCTATTTCGATAGCTGTTCAAAGCAGGGTTACTGCTTCTTGCCGAATTTCTCCCACTACCGCCAAAGCTGTTGTTTTCCTCTTCTTCATTAAACGGTTCGTCGGTTGGCTCTTCTTTGTCTTCTGTATTCCAGTAGTCTGAAAGTGTAGCCAATGCATTGCGTTTTTCCTGCTCTTTGCGTTCGAGCATTTCCTGTTCATACGCCTTGCCTTTGTCTGCAGGCATTCCAGTTCCAGTAGCCTCTGGTACCGCATCGTTCAGCCCTACATTTTCAATTGTCTTTTTGTCTTCGGATGGTTTAAATATGAGGTACATACAACCCACGAAAACAATCGCCATTAAGCCGAAAATTAAGGGCTTTTTGAGCTTCTCCTTATTATTCTGTGTGCCGTCTTGCAACACATCAGCAGTTGCTGTCGAGTTCCCCTCCGTTACCCGAACAACCGATTTTTTGTTCTCATTTTCTTTCATAAATTTGATTTTTTAAAATTGTTGATACACTATCCTGCAATCTTGCAGGACTTCCATTTTTTTTGAGGACAGGATTTTCGATATGCTCTATGATCATATCGTTTCCAGACTTTGAGGTATCGTACCAGACTTTGAAAATTACACCTGCGGTAAGCAGTAGATATCCCACAAAAAAGTACAGGGTATATTGGTGCTGTTTGCGCACTGGCAATGCCTGCCAACGTTCGTCGAGCTTATCAAAATACCTATCCATATTTGCTCTTAGTTTTTTCATACTCTTAATTTTTTATGATGATGTTAGAGCTTGAACCGCTTGGAGATTTTACCCACATTTTGCTTTTGTTCATCATTAACCAAAGCAATAACCTCAACTGCATTGGGTACGACTATTAAAGAGAGGTTTGTCAGTTCCGATTTTTTTAGCAATTGCCCAAATTGGTCTTTTCTTGCCACCTCCATTCTGTTGAGTGAGAATTTGCCGTTCAGATAATTTACCCACATACTGCATTCTACACTTGGCTTGTCTTCTCCCGACCATTGTAGGTAGCCTGTCAACAACAAGTCTTGTTTAGGCAAAGTATCTGCACCTTTTTGGCAGCTTTCAAGGTAATCGCTGATACTTTCTTTCAGCTTTCCGGCATACGCACCCTGCGTATGAAAATAGCCGTTATATCCTTTTTCTGTAAGGATTTTTGCGAACGTGTTTAAATCTGATAATGTTTCCATAAGATTGTTTTTTAGCGTTCGATGACTTCTATATCCCTGTTTTCCACGACTGCAAATTTTTCGATATTGAAGCCTTGTGGGTTGTTGTCAGAGCGAACGGAGTTGACTAGGTAGCAGGAAGTAATTAAGTTACGTCTGGTTACATTGCTTGACCGAATGATGAATTGTTTTGCATAGGTTCGTACCGCATAAGGATGGGTATCGAAATTGCAGACCACACTATCTACTTCGATGCGTTGCTGTACGTTTCCTGATATAATACGACTGTAATAGCCTTTTTCTGACAAGTCTTTATAGTAGTCGAAGGCACTTTTGTCGGCAAGATTGAATGCCCTGCTCATATTGCTTTCTATAGCGTTTTTGTCGGGAGCAAGTGTAAAAAACAGCTCGTGAAAACGTCTGACGTGTTCCCTTGCTTCCACAGGTCGGTTGATACTTGCATCTTGCGATAAGGCAAGCATCAAAGATTTGCCGTTATCCAATACATAGATTTTTTGGCGTTGTTCTTCTGCAAAGCGGTAGGACTGCCATACGGCATATCCTACCACGCCAATACAGAGAACCGCAAACACAATGGCATATAGTCTTATCTGCCTAAAGCTGTTTTCGATATTTCTTAGCGTTTTAAATTCCATTTTTTTGAATGATTTATTGTTATTTATTAATCAGTTTACCGCCGATGTTTCCTACTGTAGATCCTGCACCAGCACCCGCAAGGTTTCCTGCCTTCATCGCTGTTTGATTTACATTACGAGTAAAGTTTCCTGCACCTCCGGCTTGGATTACCCAACCTGTTACTGTTGGAATTGTGAAGTAGCCAACGATACCGATAATCATAAAGATGATGTACACCGTATTGCTCGTATCGGGTATGTAGGTCGGGTCGGCAAGCATTGCTATATCCCTTTCCAGTATGAGGGATTGTATTCTTGCCAGCATCGAGCTGAACAAATCGGAAACAGGAAGCCAGAGATATACGCTGACATATCTCGTGATCCACTGTGTGAGCGTGGACTGAAATCCGTCCCAAACGGAAATAGCAAAAGCTATTGGCCCCAGTATCGAAAGGACTATCAGGAAAAATGTTCGTATGGTATCAATAACTAAAGCCGCCGCCTGAAAGAGTATTTCCAATAAATTGCGAAACCAATCCTTTATTGCTTTCTCTATCTTGTAGGCTTGCCTGTCCATATACATTCCTGCCATTGTACCAACGTCCGATGGCGACCAGCCCAATTCATCCAGCTTTTTATCAAACTCTTCGTCTGATGCCATATAGGCGGTTTCGGGATTTCGTACCATTGCTTCGTATTCCAATTGGTCTTTCTGTTGCTGGAGTTGGTTGAGGTCAAGCACCTGGTCTTCGAGTATGGCGTGAGTTCCTGTAACTACCGGGCTTAATACTGCATTAATGGTTCCCAACACGATGGTTGGAAAGAACATTATACAAAGACCCAGAGCGAATGGACGCAGTAACGGAAACACATCGATAGGCTCGGCTCGGCTTAAAGCCTGCCAAACCTTTAATGCTACATAGAACAACGCACCCAATCCCGCCAATCCTTTAGCCACAGCCGCCATATCACCTGCAAGCGGCATCATATCGTCGTAAAGTGAACGAAGGAGTTCGTGAAGATTATCCCATTCCATTTTTACCAGTATTTTTGGTTAGAAGTTCCGTAGAGTTCAAGAACTCTCTGTGCGTCGTTTTTCTTTTTCGCTCTTAGGTAGCTTACAGAAATGTTCTTATTAGTGTAGTAGCGTACAAGGCTGTGGTAATCCTTTACCTCTTTGTACACACGATCAATAATATCCATACGCTCTTTGTCGTTTAGCGAAAGGCTTGAAGAGGTTATAATTTGCTTCAATTCTTTCAGCAGTTCGGTACTTTCATTGAGCAGTGCCGAATAACCATTGCCGATTGCAACCAATTCCTGTGGTGTGAAATTGGGATCGTTCATCATTTTTCCAAAGTTCTGAACATATATTTCGGACACATCACCTACCAACAATACGGTTTGCTGTACTTTACGGGCATCTTTCACAAGGTTGTTGATAGCTTTTAGCTTGTCGTAATATTCCTTACCCTGATCGTACACTTTCTTTACTTCGTTGAAGTTCTTTACTACATTGCTCACGGTGGAAGAAGTCTGTATGATTTCGTTCGCACTGTTGATAATTCCTGATGCCAGATTTGCAGGGTCAGTTACTACAAATTGGGCTTTAGCTGACGGTGCTACGGCGAGCATTAGTGCCGTACACACCAGATACAATACTTTTTTCATTGTTTCTGAATTTTTAAATTGTTAATTGACTATTGATTTACTTTGTCCCGCCTTTGCATTGCGATATGCTTGATGGCGAGTTCTACATTGCCGTCCAGTTCAGCAGCAAGCTGCATCACTTCCATTTTTTCGGTTTCTTCGGTGGTGTAAGCAAGGTATTCCTCCAAACTAACTTCGGTGGCATAGACTGCCGAGTGCGTACCACCTAAGCCTATCCAAACCTCTTTGTAAAGTCGGCTTGCATCGTTGTTCATATTGATAGAAAGTACCTGCCCTTTTTCCTTATCTGTAAGCCCCAACATCGCCTGTATATCATCAAACTTGTTCATATACTTTCGTTGGTCTAAAAGGATTTTACAGTCAGAGTTATTGATGATACTTTCTTTGACGATAGGCGATTGGATAATATCATCGACCTCTTGCGTTACGACAATCGCTTCTCCGAAGAATTTGCGGACGGTCTTAAAGAGATACTTGATGTATTCTGCCATTCCTTCTTTGGCAATCGCTTTCCAAGCCTCTTCAATTAAGATGAGTTTGCGAATACCTTTGAGCCTACGCATCTTGTTAATGAAGACTTCCATAATGATAATGGTAACTATGGGAAAGAGGATTTTATGGTCTTTTATCGCATCAATTTCAAAGACAATAAAGCGTTTGGAAAGCAGGTCTAACTGCTTATCGGAATTGAGCAAATAATCATACTCACCGCCCTTGTAGTAGGGTTCGAGTACGTTAAGGAAATTGGCAATGTCAAAGTCTTTTTCCCTTACCTGTTTTTCTTCGAGTACCTTGCGGTAATCGCCTTTTACATACTCATAGAAGCCATTGAATGATGGATAAATATCTTCCTGTTTGATGCGCTCGATATAGCCTGATACAGCATTCGATAATGCTACTTCTTCTGAACGGGTTGGTGGTTCATCATCACGTTTCCAGAGTGTCAGTATCAAAGTCTTGATACTTTCACGCTTCTCAATATCGAATACGCCATCATCGGTATAGAAAGGATTAAAGGCAATTGGGTTGTCTTCTGTATAAGTAAAGTAAACACCGTCTTCGCCTTTGGTTTTACCTTTAATGAGTTCGCACAAACCTTGATAAGAATTTCCGGTGTCCACAAGCAAAACGTGAGCGCCTTGCTCGTAATACTGCCTAACCATATGGTTTGTGAAGAACGATTTACCACTTCCCGATGGACCGAGTATAAACTTGTTCCGGTTTGTGATTATGCCACGCTTCATAGGCAAATCCGATATATCCAAATGGATAGGCTTTCCGGTCAGGCGGTCAGCCATTTTGATACCGAATGGCGAAGGCGAATTGTGGTAATTGGTTTCTTCCGTGAAGAAGCATAATGCAGGTTCGATAAAGGTGTAAAAACTTTCCTCTGCGGGAAAATCACCTGCATTACCCGGTATTCCTGCCCAGTACAATGTTGCTACATCGGTAGTGTTGTGTCTGGGTTTACATTCCATCAATGCTAAAGCACTACCACAATCATTTTTTAGCTGTTTCAGTTCTGCCGGATCATCCGACCACGCCATAATGTTGAAGTGAGCACGAACAGAAGATAGCCCAAAACTGTGGGCTTCGTTTAGGTACTTTTCTATCCACTCTTTGTTGATTTGGTTGGCACGACTGTAACGAGCCAGTGAGTGCATATTCCTTGCGGACTTCTCAAACTTTTGTAGATTGGCTTCGCTGTTATCCAAAAACAAATATTGGTTGTAAATGTGGTTGCAGTTTAACAACAAGCCCACAGGTGCGGCGAATGACAAACGGCAATCACTTCGGTCGGTAGATAGCTTTTCAAAACGGGTATCAGCCGATACCGTTCCGGGTAAATCGTCAGTATCGGACAAGGTGTGCAGGCTCAACCTTTTGTTCCCGATACGGACTTCTTCCGTTCCGAGAGCGATGTCCTGCATCGGTGTTCCAGCTTCCCTTGATAGCGTAAGGTACTGTTCCAATAATCCCTGTTTTTCGTCCGTTCCGATAATGTCATCTTCGGTAAGACGTTGCAGGGTTATAAAACCGCTATCGTTTACGATACGTTCAAATTGTGCCACTGCTTCCATAAAGCGGTGTATCGTTTCCTTGTTCCTGATTTCCTTTGGTATCAGCGAACCTTTGCAAAGCGATGAAAAATTACTTTGCATACGCATACGCTCTTTAGTTGTCTTGGTTAAAAAGAGGTAGCAGTAATGGTTTAGGAACGATCGCTCATTAAAATGACGTTGGTAAGACTTCGATAAAAAGCTCTGGTCTTCGATTGCCAAATTGGGCGTATAGCTTTCCTTAATATACCAATCCTGTTTGTGAATAACTGTAAAATCAGGCAAGGTCTTGATAGCCTTATGCCAGGCGGAATGAATGGCTTCATATTCCGCAGAAGCTACAGTAAACAGTTCCGGCAAACGAACCTCAAAGCAGGCGGTAATATCTGCATCTTTGGAAAGAATGCAGTTGTTTTCTACCGCCAATAAAGGAAATTTATTTTCCAGCGTTGTTGTTTTAGATACATTTCTCATACTGCATTCTGTTTAGATGTGAATTTTAAATAGAGGTGTACAGGCTTGCGACAGATGATGTATCGAGGATGCCTTTTATTAGCGGCTATCTTCATTAATCCGTGTTCGCCGTATTTCCTGTTCAGTGAAAAGGTCTGCCACACAATCAGCGAAGCACCGCCTGCTCCGAGAAAAAGGCAGATGTAAGAGTTTACGCCAGTCATATATAGTATCATCACGAAGATGAGTGTACCGAGTAGTCCGCCAGCGAAAATGAACAGGTATTGCGCTTTCAGACCCTTAAATTCCACCGTTCTTCCTATGCCTTTGTTTATGTTGTAATTGTTCATAAACTAGAGGATTAAAGAAAGAATGAACGCAGGATGGTAGCTGCCACGATTAAAAAGATACACGCACCGAACCAGCTTGCCGCAGTCTTCGATGTGTCGGGGTCGCCTGAGCTGAATTTATTGTACACCTTAACACCTCCGATTAACCCGACTACTGCACCTATGGCGTAGATTAATTGGGTTGCGGGGTCGAAATAAGACGTTACCATTTGGGTAGCCTCGTTGATACCTGCTGTACCGTTTCCCTGTGCGAAAGCACCAATTCCTGACAGCATAGCCACGGCTGCCAGTAAAACTTTTTTTCTCTGTTTTTCCATAATTGAAACACATTAATTTGTTATTGTTATCCCGCACCTTGCGGACTTTCGGGACAAAGGTGTTTCAGAAATTAGAGCGTTATAAGAAAGTGGCAGTCAGAGGTATTGTTTGGCAGTGGGTGGCTTTTGTATGATAGGGAAAGAGGACAAACAAGGTTGAAGGTACAATCCTTCAGAACTACATACGCATTTTCATTGCTTACAATGTAAACGAACTTTTTTCCTTACAGATGCAGAAATCCCTAAAATCAATATTCTTCAAAATTTTAAATTTGAATGTGTTAATTTAGCGCTTACAAGAAGGTGTGACAGATGCAATTAAACGATATGGAACTTTGCAATCCGATTGCAAGAATTATTTTTTTATATTTGCATCATAATGAGATGGATAATTACAATATTGACTTTTTACTTGATGGTGCTTTCATCGTTGCCTTGCAGCGATGGGAATAATCGGTGCGAGGACAATAGTAATACAACTGAAATAGTGCAATCTCACGATCACAATCAAGATAAAGACGATCATTGTAGTCCTTTTTGCTATTGTAGTTGTTGCAGTATTAGCATTACTTATTATAATTTCAAACCGTTTGAAATCAGACATCCTAGAGTTGCTTTCATTACTAAAAAAATCACAATACGTGATTATACCTTAATTTCCAATTACTACGGAAGTATTTGGCATCCGCCAAAATTTACTGTTTAATTTTTTTAGATTTTCTTGTTGCTATTGATGGTTTGTTGCAAGCCTCAGTTAACTGTATTGCTTTTAATTGGCATAGGGGTGTTGTTTGCACCTTCGTATTTGCGTTATGTATTTTCGATATAACTCTTCATTTATAGAGGTAATTCAGGCATCACACTTTACGCAATAGTTATTTGATTATCTGATGGCTTCTTAACCAAAGGGGCTAGAATTTATTTGTCAAAAATTTAAACAGATATACGTGTTAGATAACATTATAAAATTCAGTATCAAAAACAAGCTTGTCATTGGTATAATGACCTTGTTACTCATTATTTGGGGAGTGTGGAGTGCCACAAAACTACCTATTGATGCCGTGCCCGATATTACCAATAATCAGGTGCAAATAATTACGGTCTGTCCCACATTGGCAGGTCAGGAAGTAGAACAATTGGTAACTTTTCCTATTGAACAAAGTATAGCTAATATACCAGATTTAGAAGAAACCAGAAGTATTTCTAGGTTTGGATTATCGGTAATTACAGTAGTATTTAAAGACAAAGTTGATATTTATTTTGCTCGCCAATTAATTAATGAAAAATTAAAAGAAGCCGAAGAAAAAATACCTAAAGGAATTGGAACACCAGAACTTGCTCCCGTAAGTACAGGTTTGGGAGAAGTTTATCAATACATTATCCATCCCAAAAAAGGAAGTGAACAAAAATACGATGCCAAAGAATTGCGTACAATGCAAGATTGGATCGTAGCAAGACAGTTGTACGGCACTCCGGGAATTGCCGAAGTAAATAGTTTTGGTGGCGAGCTGAAACAATATGAGGTTGCCGTAAATCCCAATCGTTTGAAAGCTATGGGTGTAAGTGTTACCGATATTTTTTTGGCATTAGAAAAAAACAACCAAAATACTGGTGGTGCTTACATTGACAAAAAACCGAATGCTTATTTCATTAGGGGTATCGGTTTGGTTACTTCATTGGATGATGTGAAAAACATAAGTATAAAAAATGATGGAGGTAGTATTCCCATTTTTATTAAAGATGTAGCAGATGTACGTTTTGGAAGTGCTGTACGATATGGAGCAATGACCTACAACGGCGAAGTAGATGCAGTAGGCGGTGTAGTGATGATGCTAAAAGGCGAAAACAGCAACGAGGTTGTTAACCGTATCAAAGAAAAGTTGCCTGTTATTCAAAAATCTTTACCCGATGATATTATTATTGAACCTTATTTAGACCGTACAGATTTGGTAGGCAGAGCAATGAATACGGTAGAAAAAAACCTGATAGAAGGTGCATTGATTGTCATTTTTGTTTTGGTTCTTTTCTTGGGAAATTTTAGAGCGGGATTGATAGTAGCATCCGCTATTCCTTTGGCAATGCTGTTTGCTTTGGCCTTAATGAATGTGTTTGGCGTAAGTGCCAATTTAATGAGTTTAGGAGCAATAGATTTTGGGTTGATAGTAGATGGAGCGGTAATCATTGTTGAAGCCACACTACATCATTTAGGTTTAAGAAAATCCAAACAAAGGCTCACTCAGCAGGAAATGGATAATGAAGTTTTTACCTCAGCTTCAAAAATACGTAGCAGTGCAGCTTTTGGTGAAATCATTATTTTAATTGTGTACATTCCTATTCTTACGTTGGTTGGTGTAGAAGGTAAAATGTTTAGACCAATGGCACAAACTGTAGGTTTTGCAATCTTTGGAGCATTGATTTTGTCTTTGACCTACATCCCAATGATGTGCGCCTTGTTTCTGTCAAAAAATCCTACTCATAAAGAAACTATTTCAGATCGAATGATGAATTGGTTACAAAAAATGTATCAGCCATTATTAGAAAAAGCCATCAATATAAAATATTGGTTAGTAGGAATTACCGTTGCCATATTTGCCTTTAGTATTTTCTTATTTAGCAGAATGGGTGGCGAATTTATACCTCAATTACAAGAAGGGGATTTTGCATTTCATTGTATTTTACCACAAGGCAGTTCATTGAGCCAAAGCATCGAAACTTCTATGCAAGCCAGTAGAATTATTAAAAAATTTGATGAAGTGAAAATGGTGGTGGGTAAAACCGGAGCAGCAGAAGTACCAACTGACCCGATGCCTCCCGAAGCAACTGATATGATGATTTTGCTGAAACCGCAAAGCGAATGGAAAAGCGGTAGAACTTATGATGAATTAGCTGATGCTATTAATGAAAAATTGGAAGCAATACCTGGTGTGTTTTTTGAAAAGAACCAACCAATACAAATGCGTTTCAATGAACTAATGACAGGTATTAGGCAAGATGTCGCAGTAAAAATATTTGGCGAAAATTTAGATACATTAGCTTTAAATGCAGAAAAGGTTAGCAAAATTATACAAAC
Coding sequences:
- a CDS encoding DUF4134 domain-containing protein gives rise to the protein MEKQRKKVLLAAVAMLSGIGAFAQGNGTAGINEATQMVTSYFDPATQLIYAIGAVVGLIGGVKVYNKFSSGDPDTSKTAASWFGACIFLIVAATILRSFFL
- a CDS encoding DUF4133 domain-containing protein — its product is MNNYNINKGIGRTVEFKGLKAQYLFIFAGGLLGTLIFVMILYMTGVNSYICLFLGAGGASLIVWQTFSLNRKYGEHGLMKIAANKRHPRYIICRKPVHLYLKFTSKQNAV
- a CDS encoding DUF6660 family protein, with translation MVLSSLPCSDGNNRCEDNSNTTEIVQSHDHNQDKDDHCSPFCYCSCCSISITYYNFKPFEIRHPRVAFITKKITIRDYTLISNYYGSIWHPPKFTV
- a CDS encoding TraG family conjugative transposon ATPase translates to MRNVSKTTTLENKFPLLAVENNCILSKDADITACFEVRLPELFTVASAEYEAIHSAWHKAIKTLPDFTVIHKQDWYIKESYTPNLAIEDQSFLSKSYQRHFNERSFLNHYCYLFLTKTTKERMRMQSNFSSLCKGSLIPKEIRNKETIHRFMEAVAQFERIVNDSGFITLQRLTEDDIIGTDEKQGLLEQYLTLSREAGTPMQDIALGTEEVRIGNKRLSLHTLSDTDDLPGTVSADTRFEKLSTDRSDCRLSFAAPVGLLLNCNHIYNQYLFLDNSEANLQKFEKSARNMHSLARYSRANQINKEWIEKYLNEAHSFGLSSVRAHFNIMAWSDDPAELKQLKNDCGSALALMECKPRHNTTDVATLYWAGIPGNAGDFPAEESFYTFIEPALCFFTEETNYHNSPSPFGIKMADRLTGKPIHLDISDLPMKRGIITNRNKFILGPSGSGKSFFTNHMVRQYYEQGAHVLLVDTGNSYQGLCELIKGKTKGEDGVYFTYTEDNPIAFNPFYTDDGVFDIEKRESIKTLILTLWKRDDEPPTRSEEVALSNAVSGYIERIKQEDIYPSFNGFYEYVKGDYRKVLEEKQVREKDFDIANFLNVLEPYYKGGEYDYLLNSDKQLDLLSKRFIVFEIDAIKDHKILFPIVTIIIMEVFINKMRRLKGIRKLILIEEAWKAIAKEGMAEYIKYLFKTVRKFFGEAIVVTQEVDDIIQSPIVKESIINNSDCKILLDQRKYMNKFDDIQAMLGLTDKEKGQVLSINMNNDASRLYKEVWIGLGGTHSAVYATEVSLEEYLAYTTEETEKMEVMQLAAELDGNVELAIKHIAMQRRDKVNQ